A stretch of the Polaribacter pacificus genome encodes the following:
- a CDS encoding (Fe-S)-binding protein: MIVPTMADMMAQGKQPEVLFWVGAAGSFDDRAKKITRAFVKILHQAKVDFAVLGTEESSTGDAAKRAGNEFLFQMQAVTNIEVLNAYEVKTIVTCDPHSFNTLKNEYPSLGGKYEVFHHTQFIKKLIADGRLDINNSVLKDKKVTFHDPCYLGRANDEYESPRVLIKRLGVNLTEMKRNKSTALCCGAGGAQMFKEPEKGNKDINVLRTEDALATKPEIIATGCPYCNTMMTDGIKFKEKENEVVVKDIAELIAEANNL; the protein is encoded by the coding sequence ATGATAGTACCAACAATGGCAGACATGATGGCTCAGGGAAAACAACCAGAAGTATTGTTTTGGGTTGGAGCAGCTGGGAGTTTTGATGATAGAGCTAAAAAAATTACACGAGCTTTTGTAAAAATTTTACATCAAGCAAAAGTAGATTTTGCTGTACTTGGAACCGAAGAAAGTTCTACTGGTGATGCAGCCAAAAGAGCGGGAAATGAATTTTTATTTCAGATGCAAGCTGTTACCAATATAGAAGTTTTAAATGCTTATGAGGTTAAAACCATTGTTACCTGTGATCCCCACTCGTTTAATACTTTAAAAAATGAGTACCCGAGTTTAGGAGGGAAGTATGAAGTTTTTCATCATACTCAATTCATTAAAAAATTAATTGCAGACGGAAGATTAGATATTAATAATTCTGTTTTAAAAGATAAAAAAGTTACGTTCCACGATCCTTGTTATTTAGGAAGAGCCAATGATGAATACGAGTCGCCAAGAGTTTTGATTAAGCGTTTGGGGGTTAATTTAACAGAAATGAAACGCAATAAATCTACAGCATTGTGTTGTGGTGCGGGTGGAGCACAAATGTTTAAAGAACCAGAAAAAGGGAATAAGGACATTAATGTGTTAAGAACCGAAGATGCCTTAGCAACTAAGCCAGAAATTATTGCAACGGGTTGTCCATATTGTAATACCATGATGACTGATGGTATTAAGTTTAAAGAAAAAGAAAACGAAGTTGTCGTTAAAGATATTGCAGAGCTAATTGCCGAAGCAAACAATTTATAA
- a CDS encoding peroxidase-related enzyme (This protein belongs to a clade of uncharacterized proteins related to peroxidases such as the alkylhydroperoxidase AhpD.) — MSWIKTISFEDATGKLKRLYEKVTGPNNNVDNIMMVHGLRPHTMTGHMALYKNVLHNSNNSLPKWYLETIGVYVSLLNNCDYCINHHFEGLRRLIDNDKKANQIKSDLENENQPFEENSYNSGLEYAKRLTLEPSDLQENDVISLRSEGLSDGEILEINQVVSYFNYANRTVLGLGVSTKGDIIGLSPSNSDDENHWNHQ; from the coding sequence ATGAGTTGGATTAAAACCATTTCGTTTGAAGATGCAACAGGAAAGTTAAAGCGGTTGTATGAGAAAGTAACAGGACCTAATAATAATGTTGATAATATTATGATGGTTCATGGTTTACGTCCACATACGATGACGGGTCATATGGCCTTGTATAAGAACGTTTTGCACAACAGTAATAACAGCTTGCCAAAATGGTATTTAGAAACGATCGGAGTGTATGTGAGTTTGCTCAATAACTGTGATTACTGTATCAATCATCATTTTGAAGGATTAAGACGATTGATTGATAATGACAAAAAAGCCAATCAAATTAAGTCTGATTTAGAAAATGAAAATCAGCCTTTTGAAGAAAATAGTTATAATAGTGGTTTAGAATATGCTAAAAGATTAACTTTAGAACCCTCAGACCTTCAAGAAAATGATGTTATTTCATTAAGAAGTGAAGGCTTGTCTGACGGGGAGATTTTAGAAATAAATCAGGTTGTAAGTTATTTTAACTATGCAAATAGGACCGTTTTAGGTTTAGGAGTTTCAACAAAAGGAGATATTATTGGTTTATCTCCAAGCAATTCTGATGATGAAAATCATTGGAATCATCAATAA
- the menA gene encoding 1,4-dihydroxy-2-naphthoate octaprenyltransferase, translated as MSSIKNYIQAARLRTLPLSISGIVLASFLAKAEQAFQWEICVLALLTTIGFQVLSNFANDYGDGIKGTDANRIGEKRLVASGVISPKQMKGAMNITIVLTLIAALTLIYVAFGKEDFLLSLLFFCLGVLSIVAAIKYTVGKSAYGYSGFGDVFVFVFFGLLSVVGAYFLYVKHINYEVFLPAVSIGLLSTAVLNLNNMRDCKNDQLSGKNTLVVKMGIQASKKYHYTLIFLAFVTALIYVLLHYQTPMQFLFLVAFVPIIKHVYFVYKNNTPALFDGELKKVALSTFLFGILFGLSFVV; from the coding sequence TTGAGTTCTATTAAAAACTATATTCAGGCAGCAAGACTTAGAACCTTGCCTTTGTCTATTTCTGGAATTGTGCTTGCAAGTTTTTTAGCCAAAGCAGAGCAGGCTTTTCAATGGGAGATTTGTGTCTTGGCTTTGTTAACCACCATAGGCTTTCAGGTATTGTCAAATTTTGCCAACGATTATGGCGACGGTATTAAAGGAACAGATGCTAATAGAATAGGTGAAAAACGGCTAGTTGCTTCTGGGGTCATCTCTCCAAAGCAGATGAAAGGGGCTATGAACATTACAATTGTACTAACCTTAATTGCTGCTCTTACCTTAATCTATGTTGCTTTTGGCAAAGAAGATTTTTTGCTTTCCTTATTGTTCTTTTGTTTAGGGGTTCTTTCTATTGTAGCGGCCATTAAATATACGGTAGGTAAATCTGCTTATGGCTATAGTGGTTTTGGCGATGTTTTTGTCTTTGTTTTTTTTGGATTGTTAAGTGTTGTTGGCGCTTACTTTTTATATGTAAAACACATAAACTACGAGGTCTTCTTACCAGCAGTTTCGATTGGACTTTTAAGTACAGCGGTTTTAAATCTTAACAACATGAGAGATTGTAAAAATGATCAGTTGTCAGGCAAAAATACCTTGGTAGTTAAAATGGGTATACAAGCTTCTAAAAAATATCATTATACATTAATTTTTTTAGCTTTTGTTACTGCATTAATCTATGTATTGCTTCACTATCAGACACCGATGCAATTTTTATTTTTAGTAGCCTTTGTGCCAATAATTAAACATGTTTATTTTGTTTATAAAAATAATACTCCAGCCCTATTTGACGGTGAATTAAAGAAAGTAGCTCTAAGTACTTTTCTTTTTGGCATCCTTTTTGGATTGTCTTTTGTAGTATAA
- a CDS encoding CPBP family intramembrane glutamic endopeptidase, producing MNFIQKGFTGNTSAWFYVLTLVLVFLGIQFAGIPLILAAFITVDGDLEKFQEGALTNFMEIGMDSNLYLFLMIFTFMVAILVLFLCVRYLHKRKFISILTARKRLDWKRVFFAFALWGGVSVVTISIGIFLSPEDYVWNFKLVPFAFLVLISFVFLPFQTSAEEFIFRGYLMQGLGVLAKNKWFPLLVTSAVFGLLHGMNPEVEKLGYITMVFYIGTGLLYGITTLMDEGTELALGLHASNNIVAAFFVTTDWTVFRTEALFVDTSEPQVTWDMFASVLVFYPLLLLVFSKKYGWKNWKDKLFGKVVKPISIEN from the coding sequence ATGAATTTTATTCAAAAAGGATTTACAGGGAATACAAGTGCTTGGTTTTATGTTTTAACACTGGTACTTGTTTTTTTAGGGATACAGTTTGCTGGAATCCCATTGATATTGGCAGCATTTATTACAGTTGATGGCGATTTAGAAAAATTTCAAGAAGGTGCTCTAACTAATTTTATGGAGATAGGGATGGATTCTAATCTTTACTTGTTTTTAATGATTTTTACCTTTATGGTAGCCATACTAGTTCTGTTTCTCTGTGTTAGGTATCTGCATAAAAGAAAATTTATAAGCATACTTACAGCTAGAAAACGCTTGGATTGGAAACGTGTATTTTTTGCATTTGCTCTTTGGGGAGGTGTATCGGTGGTAACTATAAGTATTGGAATCTTTTTGTCACCAGAAGATTATGTTTGGAATTTTAAATTAGTCCCATTTGCGTTTTTAGTTTTAATCTCCTTTGTGTTTTTGCCTTTTCAGACCAGTGCCGAAGAATTTATTTTTAGAGGCTATTTAATGCAAGGCCTTGGTGTTTTAGCAAAGAATAAATGGTTTCCATTGCTCGTTACATCGGCTGTTTTTGGTCTTTTACACGGGATGAATCCCGAAGTAGAAAAGCTAGGTTATATTACCATGGTCTTTTATATAGGAACTGGCTTGCTGTACGGGATTACTACTTTAATGGATGAGGGAACAGAGCTTGCACTTGGTTTGCATGCTTCTAATAATATTGTTGCAGCATTCTTTGTTACTACAGATTGGACTGTGTTTAGAACAGAAGCTTTGTTTGTTGATACATCAGAGCCTCAAGTAACTTGGGATATGTTTGCTTCTGTATTGGTGTTTTACCCATTGCTGTTATTGGTGTTTTCTAAGAAATACGGTTGGAAAAACTGGAAGGATAAACTTTTTGGAAAAGTTGTAAAACCGATCAGTATTGAAAACTAA
- a CDS encoding VOC family protein — translation MEINMISWFEVPVTDMERAKKFYETVFKVEIAIRDFGGILMGWFPPAEDITSPGISGSLVCHKDFIPSSSHGPLLYFNSQSGDLSDELSRVEEAGGTILQRKTLIDKEIGYMALLLDTEGNRIALYNT, via the coding sequence ATGGAAATCAATATGATTAGCTGGTTCGAGGTTCCTGTTACAGATATGGAAAGGGCTAAGAAATTTTACGAGACTGTTTTTAAAGTAGAGATCGCAATACGTGATTTTGGAGGTATACTAATGGGCTGGTTTCCCCCAGCAGAAGATATTACCTCACCCGGTATTAGTGGTTCACTCGTTTGTCATAAAGATTTTATTCCTTCTTCAAGCCACGGTCCATTGTTGTATTTTAACTCTCAGTCAGGTGATTTGTCTGATGAATTATCAAGAGTTGAGGAAGCAGGTGGGACCATTTTACAAAGAAAGACTTTGATTGATAAAGAAATTGGTTATATGGCACTTTTACTTGATACAGAAGGGAACAGAATCGCTTTGTACAATACCTAA
- a CDS encoding o-succinylbenzoate synthase — translation MITANYQKHILHFKTPSGTSRGVLKTKETWFLKLEENYKIGIGECAVFRGLSIDDTPEYEQKLKWVCKNISLGLKELLLNLEAYPSIQFGVEQAFLSLKSDNKFELFPSKFTEGKRNIPINGLVWMGTKEYMKSQIEQKLKEGFQCIKLKIGAINFEEELALLNLIRKEYSASVIEIRVDANGAFKPDEALEKLKRLSDFELHSIEQPIKQGQLLEMAKLCEKTPLPIALDEELIGAHTTKNKAQIIETIHPQYIILKPSLVGGFSGSISWIDLAEKHQISWWITSALESNVGLNAIAQFTYTLGNKLPQGLGTGGLFTNNIAAPLEVVKGGLHYNPSKLWDFNFNI, via the coding sequence TTGATTACAGCAAATTACCAAAAACACATTCTGCATTTTAAAACTCCTAGTGGAACTTCTCGAGGGGTTCTAAAAACCAAGGAAACCTGGTTTTTAAAACTAGAAGAAAATTATAAAATCGGCATTGGTGAATGTGCTGTTTTTAGAGGCTTAAGCATTGATGATACACCAGAATACGAGCAAAAACTCAAATGGGTTTGCAAAAATATTTCTTTGGGTTTAAAAGAGTTACTTCTTAATCTTGAAGCTTATCCGAGCATCCAGTTTGGTGTTGAGCAAGCTTTTTTATCCTTAAAATCAGATAATAAATTTGAATTGTTTCCATCTAAGTTTACAGAAGGGAAGAGAAATATTCCAATTAATGGTTTGGTTTGGATGGGGACAAAGGAGTATATGAAGTCTCAAATTGAACAAAAATTAAAAGAAGGTTTTCAGTGTATCAAGCTAAAAATAGGAGCTATCAATTTTGAAGAAGAATTGGCTTTGTTAAATTTAATTAGAAAAGAATATTCAGCAAGTGTTATAGAGATACGCGTTGATGCAAACGGAGCTTTTAAACCAGATGAGGCTTTAGAAAAATTAAAGCGTTTGTCTGATTTTGAATTGCATTCTATAGAGCAGCCTATTAAACAAGGTCAGCTGTTAGAAATGGCAAAACTTTGCGAAAAAACTCCTTTGCCAATAGCACTTGATGAAGAGTTGATCGGGGCACATACCACTAAAAATAAAGCGCAAATTATAGAAACGATACATCCACAATATATCATCCTAAAGCCAAGCCTGGTTGGTGGGTTTTCTGGGAGTATTTCGTGGATAGATTTAGCTGAGAAACACCAAATTTCTTGGTGGATTACAAGTGCATTAGAAAGCAATGTGGGTTTAAATGCAATTGCTCAGTTTACCTACACTTTAGGTAATAAGTTACCTCAAGGATTAGGTACAGGAGGTTTATTTACAAATAATATAGCTGCTCCTTTAGAAGTTGTTAAAGGAGGCTTACATTACAACCCGTCAAAGTTATGGGATTTCAATTTTAATATTTAG
- a CDS encoding SPOR domain-containing protein, with protein MNTKYTCLVLFFSLMLFSCGKKEPKKTIKPPVPKTEIKKEEPKVEVKKDVLVYTVQIAASYNKQSKKHEAIPNVINYNVNPWFKYSLGTYKTYQEARASRRSLLDVYPGAFVQALKNGAPIPIQEALKSTN; from the coding sequence ATGAACACAAAATACACTTGCCTAGTATTATTTTTTAGTTTGATGCTTTTTTCATGTGGGAAAAAAGAACCAAAAAAAACGATTAAACCTCCTGTTCCTAAAACAGAGATTAAAAAAGAAGAACCAAAAGTAGAGGTTAAAAAAGATGTTTTGGTATACACTGTGCAAATTGCAGCTAGTTATAACAAGCAGAGTAAAAAACACGAAGCCATTCCAAATGTAATCAACTATAATGTAAACCCATGGTTTAAATATAGTTTAGGAACTTATAAAACCTATCAAGAAGCTAGAGCCAGTAGAAGAAGTTTACTTGATGTTTACCCAGGAGCCTTTGTGCAAGCTTTAAAGAATGGTGCTCCAATTCCAATTCAAGAAGCTTTAAAGTCAACTAATTAG
- a CDS encoding metal-dependent hydrolase, which translates to MKITFYGHSTFGIEISGKLIIIDPFISGNPLASHIDINALQPDYILISHAHQDHVLDVEWLAKQSDALIISNFEIVSHYESKGFKGMSLNHGGTVGFDRFSVKYVKAVHSSSFADGTYGGEPGGFVISSKEKSLYYAGDTALTYDMKLIPLYAALDAVILPVGDTFTMGYEDAAMASDFVECPKVIGCHFNTFPPIQIDAEIAKDYFSALNKELVLLEIGTSLEI; encoded by the coding sequence ATGAAAATAACTTTTTATGGTCACTCAACCTTCGGTATAGAGATTTCAGGGAAACTCATTATTATAGATCCGTTTATTTCAGGGAATCCTTTGGCTTCTCATATTGATATTAATGCGCTTCAACCGGATTATATACTAATTAGCCATGCACATCAAGATCATGTTTTAGATGTTGAGTGGTTGGCAAAACAAAGCGACGCATTAATTATTTCAAACTTTGAGATTGTAAGTCATTACGAGTCTAAAGGATTTAAAGGAATGTCCTTAAATCACGGTGGTACTGTTGGGTTTGATAGGTTTTCTGTTAAGTATGTAAAAGCAGTGCATAGTTCTTCTTTTGCAGATGGTACTTACGGTGGAGAGCCAGGAGGTTTTGTAATTTCATCCAAAGAAAAGTCTCTTTATTATGCTGGAGATACTGCTTTAACTTATGACATGAAACTCATTCCACTTTACGCTGCTTTAGACGCTGTTATTTTACCTGTCGGTGATACTTTTACTATGGGGTATGAAGATGCTGCTATGGCTAGTGATTTTGTAGAATGCCCTAAGGTTATTGGTTGTCATTTTAATACGTTTCCGCCAATTCAAATAGATGCAGAAATCGCTAAAGACTATTTTAGTGCCTTAAACAAAGAGTTGGTTTTGCTAGAAATTGGAACCAGTCTAGAGATTTAA
- a CDS encoding DUF4349 domain-containing protein encodes MKNFKFLFLLFLVAAACTTNEEQARLDVIESYNNTATSRKSLATLATNKINAENDATFNQADQRKLIKNGNVSFEVDDLKATQKRIEQLIKDVKGYVSSDNTYSSSDQISNTISVRIPTDSFDNFMEKLSQGVKKFDNRNTNIRDVTEQYLDLEARLKTRKLLEQKYLELLKKAKNVSEVLSVERELGKVREEIESAEGRIKYLQNQVSYSSLTINFYTKIASSESGFLGQVKGSFKKGLENIKTVFMMGISFWPFLLVFIGVVWYLKKKKTSKS; translated from the coding sequence ATGAAAAATTTCAAATTTTTATTTCTTTTGTTTCTTGTCGCTGCTGCATGTACAACTAATGAAGAACAAGCAAGGCTTGATGTTATAGAGTCTTATAATAATACGGCTACTTCAAGAAAATCATTGGCAACTTTAGCTACTAATAAAATCAATGCAGAAAATGATGCAACATTCAATCAAGCTGATCAAAGAAAACTTATTAAAAACGGCAATGTCTCTTTTGAAGTGGATGATTTAAAAGCAACGCAAAAACGCATAGAGCAGTTGATCAAAGACGTAAAAGGCTATGTGTCTTCTGATAACACGTATTCTTCTTCTGATCAAATAAGTAATACTATTTCTGTGCGAATCCCAACTGATTCTTTTGATAATTTTATGGAAAAACTCTCACAAGGAGTTAAGAAGTTTGATAATAGAAATACAAATATCCGCGATGTAACAGAGCAATACCTTGATCTTGAAGCAAGATTAAAAACAAGAAAATTATTAGAGCAAAAGTATTTAGAGCTTTTAAAGAAAGCTAAAAATGTTTCTGAAGTTTTAAGTGTAGAGAGAGAGCTTGGAAAAGTAAGAGAAGAGATTGAATCAGCAGAGGGAAGAATAAAATATTTACAAAACCAGGTTTCTTATTCTAGTCTAACGATTAATTTTTACACAAAAATTGCCTCTTCAGAATCAGGTTTTTTAGGACAGGTTAAAGGTAGTTTTAAGAAAGGTCTAGAAAATATTAAAACGGTTTTTATGATGGGTATTAGTTTTTGGCCTTTCCTTCTTGTTTTTATAGGGGTTGTTTGGTATTTAAAAAAAAAGAAAACTAGTAAATCTTAA
- a CDS encoding MlaD family protein produces the protein MSKELKTGFVAVVIVVLFIWGYNYLKGENLLTPNQRHFYVEYNNIQGLKKASSITINGLQVGKVTDITFNSDPEKRGKLVVELLIEDDFEFSKKSIAKIYSASLMGGQSLAIIPSYEGEVAVSGDYLKGEVESDIFSSVGEKLNPLQAKLENVIVSADSLFLGLNQTLDVRARKSLNNSIIDLEFTISDIRKTMKSVNQLLDSSKIGIKNTFDNTRVITKNLAQLSDTLVNANMGEMVKKAQRSLDYVNVLMEGVQNGEGTLGKLVKDDAMYNNLTSMSKELEELIREMKLNPKRFVHFSLFGKRAVPYDPEKNKANEETNN, from the coding sequence ATGTCTAAAGAACTAAAAACTGGTTTTGTTGCCGTTGTAATTGTTGTATTATTTATCTGGGGATATAATTATTTAAAGGGAGAAAACCTTTTAACTCCAAACCAGCGTCATTTTTACGTTGAGTACAATAATATCCAAGGCCTAAAAAAAGCTAGTAGCATTACTATTAATGGACTACAGGTTGGTAAAGTCACAGACATCACGTTTAATAGTGATCCAGAAAAAAGAGGAAAACTAGTCGTAGAGCTGCTAATTGAAGATGACTTTGAGTTTTCAAAAAAGAGCATTGCCAAAATTTATAGTGCAAGTTTAATGGGGGGACAATCTTTAGCGATTATCCCATCTTATGAAGGTGAAGTTGCTGTAAGTGGTGATTATTTAAAAGGAGAGGTAGAGTCTGATATTTTTTCGAGTGTTGGAGAAAAACTAAATCCTTTACAAGCTAAATTAGAAAATGTAATTGTTAGTGCAGATTCTTTGTTCTTAGGTTTAAATCAAACTTTAGATGTAAGAGCAAGAAAAAGCCTTAATAACAGTATTATAGATCTTGAATTTACCATTTCTGATATTAGAAAAACGATGAAATCTGTTAATCAACTCTTGGATTCGAGCAAGATTGGTATAAAAAACACCTTTGATAATACTAGAGTGATTACAAAAAACCTAGCGCAGTTGTCAGATACTTTGGTCAATGCCAATATGGGTGAAATGGTTAAAAAAGCGCAAAGATCATTAGATTATGTAAATGTGCTTATGGAGGGAGTTCAGAATGGAGAAGGGACTCTTGGGAAGTTGGTAAAAGACGACGCCATGTACAACAACTTAACAAGCATGTCTAAAGAATTGGAAGAACTTATTAGAGAGATGAAGTTAAATCCAAAACGCTTTGTTCATTTCTCATTGTTTGGGAAAAGAGCTGTACCCTATGATCCAGAAAAAAACAAAGCAAACGAAGAAACTAATAATTAA
- a CDS encoding (Fe-S)-binding protein, with product MQYLPNIIFALILIAGVGFFVKNIRKLIRNINLGKDVDRSDNKAARWKNMAKIALGQYKMVRRPVSGILHVAVYLGFIIINIEVLEIIIDGLFGTHRVFQPILGAAFYGFLIGTFEVLAAIVFIAVVVFWIRRNVIRIKRFWNKEMTGWPKNDGNIILYFEMVLMSLFIVMNASDIAFQEAGIGNPISQFVYPLLSGFSPETLHLIEQSAWWIHIVGILAFLNYLYYSKHLHILLAFPNTFYAKLKPKGELDNLEAVTKEVQLMMDPNADPYAAPAEGTESDVPEKFGASDVTDLNWVQLMNAYTCTECGRCTSACPANLTGKELSPRAIMMKTRDRMEEVGANIDANGGTFKDDGKQLLNDYISPEELWACTSCNACVEECPVNIDPLSIIIDMRRYLVMEESAAPQELNMMMTNIENNGAPWQYNQMDRLNWKDEE from the coding sequence ATGCAATACCTACCAAACATTATTTTTGCACTGATATTAATAGCCGGAGTCGGTTTTTTTGTAAAGAATATTCGCAAATTAATTCGCAATATTAATTTAGGGAAAGATGTAGATAGATCAGATAATAAAGCAGCTCGATGGAAAAACATGGCCAAAATTGCATTAGGGCAATACAAAATGGTACGTCGTCCGGTTTCTGGTATTTTACACGTTGCTGTATATCTTGGATTTATCATCATTAATATTGAGGTTTTAGAAATTATTATTGATGGGTTGTTTGGAACACACAGAGTTTTTCAACCTATTTTAGGTGCTGCTTTTTATGGTTTTTTAATTGGAACCTTTGAAGTATTGGCAGCCATTGTATTTATTGCAGTTGTTGTTTTTTGGATTCGTAGAAATGTGATCAGAATCAAGCGTTTTTGGAATAAAGAAATGACGGGATGGCCAAAGAATGATGGGAATATCATTTTGTATTTCGAGATGGTTTTAATGAGCTTGTTTATAGTAATGAATGCTTCTGATATTGCTTTTCAAGAAGCGGGAATCGGAAATCCTATTAGTCAATTTGTCTATCCCTTGTTAAGCGGATTTTCACCAGAGACTTTACATTTAATAGAACAATCAGCTTGGTGGATTCATATTGTTGGAATTCTAGCTTTCTTAAATTATTTATATTATTCTAAGCATTTACATATTTTATTAGCCTTCCCAAACACTTTTTATGCTAAATTAAAGCCAAAAGGTGAATTAGATAATCTAGAAGCTGTAACAAAAGAAGTGCAGTTAATGATGGATCCAAATGCAGACCCATATGCTGCACCTGCAGAAGGTACAGAAAGTGATGTGCCAGAAAAGTTTGGGGCTTCTGATGTTACCGATTTAAATTGGGTACAATTGATGAATGCATATACCTGTACAGAATGTGGTCGTTGTACTTCTGCCTGTCCAGCAAACCTTACCGGAAAAGAATTATCACCAAGAGCTATCATGATGAAAACTCGTGATAGAATGGAAGAAGTTGGAGCGAATATTGATGCAAACGGCGGGACCTTTAAAGATGATGGAAAACAACTGTTAAACGATTATATTTCTCCAGAAGAACTGTGGGCATGTACTAGTTGTAATGCCTGTGTAGAAGAATGCCCAGTAAATATTGATCCTTTATCGATTATTATTGATATGAGAAGGTATTTGGTGATGGAAGAAAGTGCTGCGCCACAAGAATTGAATATGATGATGACCAATATAGAAAACAACGGTGCACCTTGGCAATACAACCAGATGGATCGATTAAATTGGAAAGACGAAGAATAA
- a CDS encoding N-acetylmuramoyl-L-alanine amidase family protein — MTSLQDTKSIFKTKVLCFLVLFVFFIAGAESLFSQRKIYTVVLDAGHGGRDPGNLGSGFKEKDIALKVTLAVGKILSKNKDIRVVYTRTKDNFVELWKRGDIANDVKADLFVSFHCDSHTSQAYGLGTFVLGANGNKTNLEIAKRENSVILLEKDYKQNYDYDPNSPASIIGLSLLQEENLEQSLQLASLIQTQMVKKLKRHNREVKMGNFQVLRETIMPSVLVELGFLTNKKEGRYLNSRSGQQALAKTAAETIVTYVNQLKLNTVSQTNTRVVAPVNTDKTIKATSNITFKVQIASSKKNIETKSYNFKRLKNVERVKVGAYYKYYYGNTSDYSKIKTFLNEAKKVGYRSAFISAFKNGEKISVKEALKTP; from the coding sequence ATGACTAGTCTTCAAGATACCAAATCTATTTTTAAAACGAAAGTTTTGTGCTTTTTGGTATTGTTTGTTTTTTTTATCGCTGGGGCTGAAAGCCTTTTTTCTCAGAGAAAAATTTACACAGTTGTTTTAGATGCAGGGCACGGAGGTCGAGATCCAGGGAATTTAGGTAGTGGTTTTAAAGAAAAAGATATTGCGCTTAAAGTTACTTTAGCGGTTGGTAAAATTTTATCAAAAAACAAAGATATTCGCGTTGTGTATACCCGAACAAAAGATAATTTTGTTGAGCTGTGGAAACGTGGAGATATAGCAAATGATGTAAAAGCTGATTTGTTTGTATCTTTTCATTGCGATTCGCATACATCACAGGCTTATGGTTTGGGTACTTTTGTTTTAGGAGCAAATGGTAATAAAACAAATCTTGAAATTGCAAAACGAGAAAATAGTGTTATTCTTTTAGAAAAAGACTATAAGCAAAATTACGATTATGATCCTAATTCACCGGCTTCCATTATCGGTTTATCCTTACTTCAAGAAGAGAATTTAGAGCAGAGCTTGCAATTGGCTAGTCTTATTCAAACTCAAATGGTAAAAAAATTAAAACGTCATAACAGAGAAGTTAAGATGGGTAATTTTCAGGTTTTGAGAGAGACCATTATGCCAAGTGTACTTGTAGAGCTAGGCTTTTTGACCAACAAAAAGGAGGGGCGTTATTTAAACTCTAGAAGTGGGCAGCAAGCTTTAGCTAAGACAGCAGCTGAGACTATTGTTACCTATGTAAACCAATTAAAGCTAAACACCGTTAGTCAGACCAACACAAGGGTTGTTGCTCCAGTTAATACAGATAAAACAATCAAGGCCACGTCTAATATAACTTTTAAAGTGCAGATTGCATCTAGTAAGAAAAATATCGAAACCAAATCTTATAATTTTAAGCGTTTAAAAAATGTAGAACGCGTTAAGGTTGGGGCCTATTATAAATATTATTACGGAAATACTTCCGATTATTCAAAAATTAAAACTTTTTTGAATGAAGCAAAAAAAGTAGGATACCGTTCTGCGTTTATTTCAGCGTTTAAGAATGGAGAAAAAATATCAGTAAAAGAAGCATTAAAAACACCATAA